A single window of Shewanella sp. Choline-02u-19 DNA harbors:
- a CDS encoding GntR family transcriptional regulator, whose translation MTFFTEQPVTSADKTFFQLRKDIVEGAILAGSKLSETELSTKYAVSRAVIREAINRLEASHLVERKANVGARVVTLTPEGLIELYQVRESLEGMAARLAAQNMTDGEITDLQSLLNSHFEKVQSGQSYYQEAGDVDFHYRIIVGSKNKHLISMLTDGIYHLVRMYRVQLGMSGPRVTTAFDEHKHIVQAICNRDAELAEMLMRRHILYSKSSIESKLLS comes from the coding sequence ATGACATTTTTCACCGAACAGCCAGTAACGTCAGCAGATAAGACCTTTTTTCAGCTACGTAAAGATATCGTAGAAGGGGCTATATTGGCGGGTTCTAAGTTAAGTGAAACCGAGTTGTCGACAAAGTATGCCGTTAGTCGAGCGGTGATCCGTGAAGCGATTAACCGTTTAGAGGCAAGCCATTTAGTTGAGCGCAAAGCCAACGTTGGTGCAAGAGTGGTGACATTAACACCTGAAGGTTTGATTGAGCTTTATCAGGTCCGTGAGTCACTCGAAGGCATGGCGGCACGCTTAGCGGCACAAAATATGACAGATGGCGAAATCACCGATCTGCAATCGCTGCTCAATTCTCATTTTGAAAAAGTGCAATCGGGCCAGTCTTATTATCAAGAAGCGGGTGATGTCGATTTCCATTATCGCATTATTGTTGGTAGCAAAAACAAACACCTTATTTCGATGCTGACGGATGGTATTTATCATCTTGTACGCATGTATCGCGTTCAGTTGGGAATGAGTGGACCGCGTGTGACCACAGCTTTTGATGAACATAAACACATAGTACAAGCGATTTGTAACCGAGATGCGGAGCTCGCTGAAATGCTAATGCGCCGTCATATCTTGTATTCAAAATCGAGTATTGAGAGCAAGCTTTTGAGCTAA
- a CDS encoding efflux RND transporter permease subunit: MNLAEFAIKQRLFVLFFSVLCVIVGIISYFELGKLEDPTFTVKSAVVVTLYPGASAKEVELQVTDKIETKLQEMGSVWKLRSLSRPGSSMIFVDLKETTNSDELPQEWDLLRRKVNDVKLTLPVTAQVSIVQDEFSEVYGMLFSVYGENAQPEALRQYAKELQRRIKTVDGIKKVQLHGVQSQAVYIDLPDARLAQYGISSAQVINQLATQNLTYNSGSFAADNERIRVDQSSAFKSIDDIKALTIKGGFGDYSTGLLRLGDIADVSLGYQAPAMTLSRFNGKQAVTLAVSPVSGINVVSLGESLTQIIAEYQQELPIGIEIGTIAFQPDEVRKSVEDFVVNLLESVTIVFVVLLIFMGFKSATIVGGSLVFTILLTLIYMYLAGVDLQRVSLGTFILALGMLVDNAIVITDLFVVKLNKGIERTKAAVDSVKETSKPLFAATIIAIMGSSPVLFSQTDSGEFAGSVFVIMCSSLLFSWLVAVTLTPLLCWLWIKPSTKKVDANAKPSRYQLSVNWTVMNPVKAISMVVPLLLVTALAAPYVAINFIPSSDRPMVFLDYWLPNGAKIGSTSADMKKIEGWLIKQPEVAVISSYVGASAPRFSVTVEPEPFDTSYGQIVINVVDYEAIESLTKRGDIWLANNFPGSEPRFRNLKLATKDKYSVEARFSGPDPQVLHRLSAEAQVIMQANSNTKYVRDDWRQLSKVIKPVVNQEQARRAGINRTDISLAIKRATEGVTVGTLNQGDQLIPISFRSANADLSSLETLPVRSLLGVNSVPLGQVVDSFELKSEESIIWRRNRVPTITAQADVFDATPAVVRNQIKDQIEAIKLPAGYAFNWGGEYYDENRTITDTLSQLPKALLMMVVIMVAMFNGFKQPAIILITLPLAAIGVTWTLLLLDKPFGFMALIGAITLSGMIIKNGIVLMDQIELERANNKPLQEAVKAATLNRTMAISMGALTTALGMIPLLNDRLFDQMAATIIGGLAAATVLSLFIMPAFYCLFYRNCDDNAEATDPIFSSAAMEQK; encoded by the coding sequence ATGAATTTGGCTGAATTTGCGATTAAACAGCGTCTGTTTGTGCTGTTCTTTAGCGTGTTATGTGTGATTGTCGGTATCATTTCCTATTTTGAGCTGGGTAAGCTGGAAGACCCTACTTTTACGGTTAAAAGCGCAGTAGTTGTGACGCTTTATCCCGGTGCTTCTGCAAAAGAAGTTGAGTTACAAGTTACTGATAAAATTGAGACTAAGCTACAAGAAATGGGCTCAGTGTGGAAGCTGCGCTCTTTGTCTCGTCCTGGTAGTTCGATGATTTTTGTCGATTTAAAAGAAACGACTAATTCTGATGAGTTACCACAGGAGTGGGATTTACTGAGACGCAAGGTCAATGACGTTAAGCTTACTTTACCTGTTACCGCGCAAGTCAGCATAGTGCAAGATGAGTTCTCAGAAGTGTACGGCATGTTATTCAGTGTCTATGGCGAGAACGCTCAGCCTGAAGCGTTACGTCAATACGCAAAAGAGCTACAACGTCGAATTAAGACCGTTGATGGCATTAAGAAAGTCCAGCTTCACGGGGTCCAAAGTCAGGCGGTTTATATTGACCTTCCTGATGCGCGATTAGCCCAGTACGGGATCTCTTCTGCACAGGTGATTAATCAGTTAGCAACCCAGAACTTAACCTATAACAGCGGTAGCTTTGCAGCTGACAATGAGCGTATTCGTGTTGACCAAAGTAGCGCCTTTAAGTCCATTGATGATATTAAAGCACTCACAATTAAAGGAGGGTTCGGCGACTACAGCACGGGACTGTTAAGATTGGGAGATATTGCCGATGTCAGCTTAGGTTACCAAGCCCCCGCAATGACTTTGAGTCGTTTCAATGGTAAGCAAGCCGTTACACTGGCCGTGAGTCCGGTTTCTGGAATTAATGTCGTTAGCTTGGGTGAAAGCTTAACCCAGATCATTGCTGAATATCAGCAAGAGCTGCCGATAGGCATTGAAATTGGCACTATCGCTTTTCAGCCAGACGAAGTGCGAAAGTCTGTAGAAGATTTTGTGGTGAACCTACTTGAGAGTGTCACAATTGTATTTGTTGTACTGCTTATTTTTATGGGCTTTAAAAGCGCAACCATTGTTGGTGGCAGCTTAGTTTTTACCATCTTGTTAACTCTCATTTATATGTACCTTGCAGGGGTCGACCTTCAACGCGTCTCGTTAGGAACCTTTATTTTGGCACTGGGCATGCTAGTCGATAACGCGATTGTTATCACCGACCTGTTCGTGGTCAAGTTAAATAAGGGGATTGAACGCACTAAAGCTGCAGTTGATTCAGTCAAAGAGACATCTAAACCCTTATTTGCTGCCACAATTATTGCCATCATGGGCTCTAGCCCTGTCTTGTTTTCGCAAACTGATTCGGGTGAATTTGCTGGTTCAGTATTCGTTATTATGTGTTCCTCACTGCTATTTTCGTGGCTTGTGGCAGTCACACTCACACCGCTATTGTGCTGGTTATGGATAAAGCCAAGCACGAAAAAGGTAGATGCTAACGCCAAACCAAGTCGTTACCAATTATCGGTTAACTGGACGGTGATGAATCCAGTCAAAGCGATTTCTATGGTCGTGCCGTTGTTATTGGTGACAGCATTGGCAGCCCCTTATGTCGCTATCAATTTTATTCCTAGCTCTGACCGCCCTATGGTCTTCTTAGATTACTGGTTACCCAATGGTGCTAAGATAGGAAGCACTTCAGCTGACATGAAGAAAATTGAAGGCTGGTTGATAAAACAACCCGAAGTGGCGGTTATCTCGAGTTACGTAGGGGCAAGTGCACCAAGATTCTCAGTCACAGTAGAACCAGAACCTTTTGATACGAGTTATGGGCAAATCGTGATTAATGTAGTTGATTACGAGGCTATTGAGTCGCTCACCAAACGGGGTGATATATGGCTGGCAAATAACTTTCCGGGCTCTGAGCCTCGCTTTAGAAACCTAAAGCTGGCGACTAAAGATAAATACAGTGTTGAAGCACGTTTCTCTGGCCCTGATCCACAGGTCCTGCATAGATTGTCGGCTGAAGCACAAGTTATCATGCAGGCAAACAGTAATACCAAGTATGTTCGTGATGACTGGCGTCAGCTGAGTAAAGTGATTAAACCAGTGGTAAACCAGGAGCAGGCTCGCCGAGCAGGTATCAATCGCACCGATATTTCCCTTGCGATTAAGCGAGCCACAGAGGGCGTCACTGTGGGTACATTGAATCAGGGGGATCAGCTAATTCCTATTAGTTTCAGAAGCGCAAATGCAGATCTAAGTAGCTTAGAAACCTTACCTGTTCGTTCATTGCTAGGCGTTAACAGTGTGCCGTTAGGGCAGGTGGTTGATAGCTTTGAGCTGAAGAGCGAAGAGAGCATAATCTGGCGCCGCAATCGTGTGCCGACAATTACAGCCCAAGCGGATGTGTTTGATGCGACGCCTGCTGTAGTGCGTAATCAGATAAAAGATCAAATTGAAGCCATTAAGCTCCCAGCGGGCTATGCATTTAATTGGGGTGGTGAATACTACGATGAAAACCGAACTATCACCGACACGTTAAGCCAGTTACCTAAGGCGCTATTGATGATGGTGGTGATTATGGTGGCGATGTTTAATGGCTTTAAGCAGCCAGCAATCATTTTAATCACTCTGCCACTAGCGGCTATAGGTGTGACTTGGACCTTACTCTTGCTAGACAAACCCTTTGGCTTTATGGCGTTGATTGGTGCCATTACGCTATCGGGCATGATTATTAAAAATGGCATTGTATTGATGGATCAAATTGAGCTTGAACGGGCTAATAACAAGCCATTACAAGAAGCAGTAAAAGCGGCAACCCTTAATCGTACGATGGCGATCTCTATGGGTGCACTGACTACAGCATTAGGGATGATCCCACTGTTAAACGATAGATTGTTTGACCAAATGGCAGCAACAATTATTGGCGGATTAGCAGCGGCGACAGTGTTATCACTGTTTATTATGCCGGCCTTCTACTGCCTGTTTTATCGCAACTGCGATGATAATGCAGAAGCAACTGACCCAATATTTTCTAGTGCCGCTATGGAGCAAAAATAA
- the prpC gene encoding bifunctional 2-methylcitrate synthase/citrate synthase — translation MADTKKVDKKLAGAGLRGQSAGETTLCTVGKSGSGLTYCGYDISDLADNATFEEVAYLLFNGELPNQTQLDHYKTALFAQRDLPQALKEVLQRIPADAHPMDVMRTGCSFLGNLEPENDFSEQNTSANRLLAAFPAIMCYWYKFSHDGVEIDCVTDEASIGGHFLHLLNGKAPSEQHRRVMDVSLILYAEHEFNASTFTARVCASTLSDMYSCITGAIGTLRGPLHGGANEAAMEMIQKFSSPADAKEQMAGMLARKEKIMGFGHAIYSTSDPRNVIIKSWSEKLAHESGDTSLYDISVACEEFMWDSKKLFCNADFFHASAYHFMGIPTKLFTPIFVCSRLTGWAAHVMEQRTNNRIIRPSADYTGSDPRKVSPISER, via the coding sequence ATGGCTGATACTAAAAAGGTAGATAAGAAGTTAGCGGGTGCAGGACTACGTGGTCAAAGTGCAGGTGAGACAACGCTTTGTACCGTGGGTAAATCAGGTTCAGGTCTAACCTATTGTGGTTATGATATATCTGACTTGGCAGATAACGCGACATTTGAAGAGGTCGCTTACTTGCTTTTTAATGGCGAACTGCCAAACCAAACTCAGCTGGATCACTACAAAACAGCGCTTTTTGCACAGCGAGATCTGCCACAAGCATTAAAAGAGGTGCTGCAACGCATTCCAGCTGATGCTCATCCAATGGATGTAATGCGGACCGGTTGTTCTTTCTTAGGTAACTTAGAACCAGAGAATGACTTTAGCGAGCAAAATACCTCGGCAAACCGTTTATTAGCCGCGTTTCCGGCCATCATGTGTTACTGGTACAAATTCTCTCACGACGGTGTAGAGATAGATTGTGTTACCGATGAAGCGTCTATAGGCGGTCATTTCTTACACCTGCTTAATGGCAAAGCGCCATCAGAGCAGCATCGCCGTGTTATGGATGTATCACTGATTCTTTATGCAGAGCATGAGTTTAACGCATCGACCTTTACCGCCCGTGTTTGTGCATCAACGCTATCAGATATGTACTCGTGCATTACGGGTGCTATCGGTACGTTACGTGGTCCACTGCATGGTGGCGCAAACGAAGCGGCAATGGAAATGATCCAAAAGTTCAGCTCACCAGCCGATGCTAAAGAGCAAATGGCGGGCATGCTTGCACGTAAAGAGAAGATAATGGGCTTTGGACATGCCATCTACAGTACCTCTGATCCACGTAATGTGATTATCAAATCTTGGTCTGAGAAGCTGGCTCACGAGTCTGGTGATACTTCACTTTATGATATCTCTGTCGCATGTGAAGAGTTTATGTGGGACAGCAAGAAACTATTTTGTAACGCTGACTTTTTCCATGCGTCGGCTTATCACTTTATGGGCATTCCAACTAAGTTGTTTACCCCTATATTTGTCTGTTCACGTCTTACGGGCTGGGCGGCACACGTTATGGAACAGCGTACTAATAATCGCATTATTCGTCCAAGTGCAGATTACACCGGTAGCGATCCGCGTAAGGTTTCTCCGATAAGTGAAAGATAA
- a CDS encoding efflux transporter outer membrane subunit, translated as MNLYKIAPLAIAMIMTGCAVGPDYQAPTTNLDSEYLYQDTAGTVAGERSAANTDAWWTQFNDPILNQLVIDAQNQAIPLKIAAQRIRMAQSYQSAIESFKVPTVNLGAGFGNYQISDNDPLLGGAITATNPVSGEELGLVDDNNSAFFAGATIAWEADLFGRIDRLANAAAIRKEQMIIMREGLTTLITSDVIHNYLQMRGAQERKQIALHTVEDQQKTLKLVQLMVKSGYGSKLDEARAKAMLAVTKSVVPQLNIAENAHKQRLAILLGETPKQGEQRFSQPMPLPNFDGVIPTGLPSDLLNRRPDIRIAEREMAALNEERAAAIAAQYPKVFLTGAPGVLAKDFDDLFSSDSIAWAGSIGVSWNVFDGGRGDAIVEMQEARFDSSVLSYQHAVIAAFGEVETLLQGYGYSQQYVQLISEAEAETTNAVNKAKSLYKAGLSGYLSILDAQRQENMIKDRVVAAKLQTAHMTIGLHKALGGNWQVENVPAH; from the coding sequence ATGAATCTCTATAAAATTGCGCCGTTAGCGATTGCTATGATCATGACTGGTTGCGCAGTAGGACCTGATTATCAGGCGCCGACCACTAACTTAGACAGCGAATATTTGTATCAAGATACAGCTGGGACGGTTGCTGGTGAGCGAAGCGCGGCTAATACCGATGCATGGTGGACGCAGTTTAATGATCCTATTTTGAATCAGTTGGTCATTGATGCGCAAAATCAAGCGATCCCGCTAAAGATCGCAGCGCAACGCATCAGAATGGCGCAGTCTTATCAAAGTGCGATTGAGTCATTTAAAGTGCCTACGGTTAATCTGGGCGCGGGTTTTGGTAACTATCAGATCAGTGATAATGACCCTTTACTCGGGGGCGCGATAACCGCGACTAACCCTGTTAGTGGTGAAGAGTTGGGCTTGGTTGATGATAACAATAGCGCTTTCTTTGCGGGAGCGACCATTGCGTGGGAGGCGGATCTCTTTGGCAGAATAGACCGGCTAGCAAATGCCGCCGCTATCCGCAAAGAACAGATGATCATTATGCGTGAAGGCTTAACAACACTGATTACTTCTGATGTGATCCATAATTACCTGCAAATGCGTGGCGCTCAAGAACGTAAGCAGATCGCACTGCACACGGTTGAAGATCAACAGAAGACGCTCAAATTAGTGCAGTTAATGGTTAAGAGCGGTTATGGATCAAAGCTTGATGAAGCACGTGCTAAAGCCATGTTAGCAGTGACAAAATCTGTTGTGCCACAACTTAATATTGCTGAAAATGCCCATAAACAGCGCTTAGCCATCTTGCTAGGTGAAACGCCAAAACAGGGTGAACAACGCTTTAGTCAACCTATGCCACTGCCTAATTTTGATGGCGTTATCCCAACAGGCTTGCCATCTGATTTACTTAACCGCAGACCGGATATCAGGATTGCCGAGCGAGAAATGGCGGCGCTCAATGAAGAGCGCGCTGCAGCCATCGCCGCTCAATATCCAAAAGTATTCTTAACGGGTGCTCCTGGTGTTTTGGCAAAAGACTTTGACGACTTGTTTAGCAGTGACTCCATAGCATGGGCCGGTAGCATAGGTGTGAGTTGGAATGTTTTTGATGGTGGTCGAGGTGATGCCATTGTTGAAATGCAAGAGGCACGGTTCGATTCCAGTGTTCTCAGCTATCAACATGCAGTGATTGCCGCTTTTGGTGAAGTTGAAACCTTATTGCAGGGCTACGGCTATAGCCAGCAATATGTGCAACTCATCAGCGAAGCAGAAGCTGAGACCACTAATGCGGTCAATAAAGCCAAATCACTGTACAAAGCGGGACTCAGTGGCTATTTGTCTATTTTGGACGCGCAGCGTCAAGAAAATATGATTAAAGACCGTGTGGTTGCTGCAAAATTACAAACTGCGCATATGACCATTGGCCTCCATAAAGCCCTCGGGGGTAACTGGCAGGTTGAGAATGTTCCTGCTCACTAA
- the acnD gene encoding Fe/S-dependent 2-methylisocitrate dehydratase AcnD, translating into MNTTYRKPLPGTELDFFDTEAAVNAISPDAYRKLPYCSRVYAENLVRRCNPETLTDCLKQIIERKSDLDFPWYPARVVCHDILGQTALVDLAGLRDAIADRGGDPSKVNPVVPTQLIVDHSLAVEHAGFEKDAFEKNRAIEDRRNEDRFHFINWTKTAFKNIDVIQPGNGIMHQINLEKMSPVVQAREGVAFPDTLVGTDSHTPHVDALGVIAIGVGGLEAESVMLGRPSYMRLPDIVGVELVGKRQDGITATDIVLAITEFLRNEKVVSTYLEFYGEGAANLTLGDRATISNMTPEFGATAAMFYIDDKTIDYLKLTGRDDKQVKLVETYAKRAGLWADTLTEVEYERVLRFDLSSVGRNIAGPSNPHRRVSTKDLAEKGISGVVENEEGLMPDGACIIAAITSCTNTSNPRNVIAAGLIARNANAKGLTRKPWVKTSLAPGSKAVQLYLEDANLLTELEALGFGIVGFACTTCNGMSGALDPVIQQEVIERDLYTTAVLSGNRNFDGRIHPYAKQAFLASPPLVVAYAIAGTIRFDIEKDVLGTDADGNAIMLKDLWPSDEEIDAVIAQSVKPEQFRKVYEPMFDIKVEYGSDNDPQYDWRPQSTYIRRPPYWDGALAGERTMKGMRPLAVLGDNITTDHLSPSNAIMLDSAAGAYLDKMGLPEVDFNSYATHRGDHLTAQRATFANPKLFNEMVTKLGKTGEVEVKQGSFARIEPEGTESRMWEAIETYMERKQPLIIIAGADYGQGSSRDWAAKGVRLAGVEVIVAEGFERIHRTNLVGMGVLPLEFTNNENRHTHQIDGTETYDVMGDRTPGAALTVIMTRSNGESVEIAVKCRLDTAEEVSIYEAGGILQRFANDFLESSVA; encoded by the coding sequence ATGAATACAACCTACCGTAAACCGTTACCTGGTACTGAATTAGATTTTTTTGATACCGAGGCTGCAGTTAATGCGATTAGCCCAGATGCTTATCGTAAGCTGCCATATTGTTCTCGTGTTTATGCCGAGAACTTAGTGCGTCGCTGCAACCCAGAAACGCTAACTGACTGTTTAAAGCAGATCATTGAGCGCAAAAGTGATTTAGACTTCCCTTGGTATCCTGCTCGAGTAGTGTGTCACGATATTCTAGGCCAAACTGCCTTGGTTGATTTAGCAGGTCTGCGTGATGCTATTGCAGATAGGGGCGGGGATCCTTCAAAAGTAAATCCAGTGGTACCAACACAGCTGATAGTCGACCATTCGTTGGCTGTAGAGCACGCCGGTTTTGAGAAAGACGCGTTTGAGAAAAACCGCGCTATTGAAGATCGACGTAATGAAGATCGCTTTCATTTTATTAACTGGACCAAAACGGCCTTTAAGAACATTGATGTGATCCAGCCAGGTAACGGCATCATGCATCAAATCAACTTAGAGAAGATGTCTCCCGTGGTGCAGGCTCGAGAAGGTGTGGCGTTTCCGGACACCTTAGTGGGTACCGACAGCCATACACCTCATGTTGATGCATTGGGTGTTATTGCCATTGGTGTTGGCGGTCTTGAAGCTGAAAGTGTCATGCTTGGCCGACCATCTTATATGCGTCTGCCAGATATTGTGGGTGTTGAGCTGGTGGGTAAGCGCCAAGATGGCATTACTGCAACTGATATTGTGCTCGCTATTACTGAATTTTTACGCAATGAAAAAGTCGTTTCTACTTACCTTGAGTTTTATGGTGAAGGCGCTGCAAACCTAACGTTGGGCGACCGAGCAACCATCTCAAACATGACGCCAGAGTTTGGTGCAACAGCGGCGATGTTTTATATCGATGATAAGACCATCGATTACCTTAAACTGACAGGCCGTGACGACAAGCAAGTTAAGCTCGTTGAAACCTATGCAAAACGTGCAGGCCTATGGGCTGATACGTTAACTGAGGTTGAGTATGAGCGGGTACTGCGTTTTGACCTGTCCAGTGTCGGGCGTAACATTGCCGGACCATCCAACCCTCATCGCCGAGTATCAACCAAGGATCTTGCCGAAAAAGGCATTAGTGGCGTAGTTGAAAATGAAGAGGGCTTAATGCCTGATGGCGCCTGCATTATTGCGGCGATCACCAGCTGTACTAACACATCAAACCCCCGCAACGTGATTGCCGCAGGACTTATTGCTCGCAACGCGAATGCTAAAGGGTTAACCCGTAAACCATGGGTAAAAACCTCACTCGCTCCAGGTTCAAAAGCGGTACAGCTTTATCTTGAAGATGCCAATCTGCTAACAGAACTTGAAGCATTAGGCTTTGGTATTGTCGGTTTTGCCTGCACAACGTGTAACGGCATGAGCGGCGCACTGGACCCAGTGATTCAACAAGAAGTAATTGAACGCGATTTGTACACCACTGCGGTACTGTCTGGTAACCGTAACTTCGATGGCCGAATTCATCCATACGCCAAACAAGCGTTTTTAGCATCACCACCACTCGTCGTCGCTTACGCGATTGCCGGAACAATCCGTTTTGATATCGAAAAAGATGTGCTGGGTACCGACGCGGATGGTAATGCCATTATGCTAAAAGATCTGTGGCCATCCGATGAAGAGATTGATGCGGTCATTGCTCAAAGTGTTAAACCCGAGCAGTTCCGCAAAGTCTACGAACCCATGTTCGATATTAAAGTTGAATACGGCTCTGATAACGATCCACAGTACGATTGGCGTCCACAGAGTACTTATATTCGCCGTCCTCCTTACTGGGACGGAGCACTAGCCGGTGAGCGCACAATGAAAGGCATGCGTCCATTAGCGGTACTTGGCGATAATATTACCACTGACCACTTGTCACCTTCGAATGCGATTATGCTCGACAGTGCAGCAGGGGCATATTTAGATAAAATGGGCCTACCTGAAGTTGACTTTAACTCGTATGCAACTCATCGCGGCGATCATTTAACCGCGCAACGTGCCACCTTTGCTAACCCTAAGTTATTTAATGAAATGGTCACTAAGCTTGGCAAAACCGGCGAAGTTGAAGTGAAGCAGGGCTCTTTTGCACGTATCGAGCCAGAAGGCACTGAATCGCGTATGTGGGAAGCGATTGAGACCTACATGGAGCGTAAGCAGCCGTTGATCATTATTGCGGGTGCAGACTATGGCCAAGGTTCAAGCCGTGACTGGGCAGCAAAAGGTGTTCGTCTTGCGGGTGTTGAAGTGATTGTCGCCGAAGGATTTGAGCGTATTCACCGCACTAACCTTGTAGGTATGGGGGTATTGCCGCTTGAGTTTACTAATAATGAAAACCGTCATACTCATCAAATCGATGGAACAGAAACCTATGATGTGATGGGTGATCGCACGCCTGGCGCTGCACTGACCGTGATTATGACGCGCAGCAATGGTGAGAGCGTTGAAATAGCCGTTAAGTGCCGCTTGGATACCGCCGAAGAGGTGTCTATCTATGAAGCTGGCGGTATTTTACAACGCTTCGCCAACGACTTTCTAGAGTCTTCAGTCGCGTAG
- the prpB gene encoding methylisocitrate lyase, protein MSAGKKFREALVANSPLQIVGTINAYSAMMAKKIGHQAIYLSGGGVANASYGLPDLGMTSLNDVIVDVQRITSACDLPLLVDIDTGWGGAFNIAKTVRDMEKAGAAAVHMEDQVAQKRCGHRPNKEIVSTEEMVDRIKAAVDARTDPDFFIMARTDSFGQEGLEAAIARAKAYVAAGADGIFAEAVKTEEHYRAFADALDVPILANITEFGQTELWNKEQLGEWGASMVLYPLSAFRAMNKAAEMVYTSILDHGDQKAVVDSMQTRMDLYDYLGYHDYEQKLDSLFAEGKNL, encoded by the coding sequence ATGAGCGCAGGTAAGAAGTTTCGCGAGGCACTAGTTGCCAATAGTCCGCTACAAATTGTCGGTACCATTAATGCTTATTCAGCAATGATGGCGAAAAAAATTGGTCACCAAGCTATTTACTTATCTGGTGGCGGCGTTGCAAACGCATCGTACGGCTTACCTGATTTGGGCATGACATCCCTAAACGATGTGATTGTTGATGTGCAGCGTATTACTTCTGCATGTGATCTGCCGTTGTTAGTTGATATCGATACTGGCTGGGGCGGCGCGTTCAATATCGCCAAAACGGTTCGCGATATGGAAAAAGCCGGTGCAGCTGCTGTGCATATGGAAGATCAAGTTGCGCAAAAACGCTGTGGTCATCGTCCAAATAAAGAGATTGTGTCAACAGAAGAGATGGTCGACCGTATTAAAGCGGCTGTCGATGCTCGTACCGATCCAGATTTCTTCATTATGGCCCGTACAGATTCATTCGGACAAGAAGGACTTGAAGCGGCCATTGCACGTGCTAAAGCTTATGTTGCTGCTGGCGCCGATGGTATTTTCGCGGAAGCGGTTAAAACCGAAGAACATTACCGCGCCTTTGCTGACGCGCTGGATGTGCCTATTCTTGCCAATATCACTGAATTTGGCCAAACTGAGCTGTGGAACAAAGAGCAGTTAGGTGAGTGGGGCGCGTCTATGGTGCTTTATCCATTAAGTGCGTTTAGAGCAATGAACAAAGCAGCGGAAATGGTTTATACCTCGATTCTAGACCACGGCGACCAAAAGGCGGTGGTTGATTCTATGCAAACGCGTATGGATCTTTACGACTACCTTGGTTATCACGACTATGAGCAAAAGCTAGATAGTTTATTTGCTGAAGGTAAAAACCTTTAA